In Ovis aries strain OAR_USU_Benz2616 breed Rambouillet chromosome 14, ARS-UI_Ramb_v3.0, whole genome shotgun sequence, a single genomic region encodes these proteins:
- the LRFN3 gene encoding leucine-rich repeat and fibronectin type-III domain-containing protein 3 isoform X2, whose amino-acid sequence MSLHKSLPRTLWTFGQPCPSLTSSSPADGISRPPLPAMAVLPLLLCLLPLAPASSPPQPASPSPCPRRCRCQTQSLPLSVLCPGAGLLFVPPSLDRRAAELRLADNFIATVRRRDLANMTGLLHLSLSRNTIRHVAAGAFSDLRALRALHLDGNRLTSLGEGQLRGLVNLRHLILSNNQLAALAAGALDDCAETLEDLDLSYNNLEQLPWEALGRLGNVNTLGLDHNLLASVPAGAFSRLHKLARLDMTSNRLTTIPPDPLFSRLPLLARPRGSPASALVLAFGGNPLHCNCELVWLRRLAREDDLEACASPPALGGRYFWAVGEEEFVCEPPVVTHRSPPLAVPAGRPAALRCRAVGDPEPRVRWVSPQGRLLGNSSRARAFPNGTLELLVTEPGDGGIFTCIAANAAGEATAAVELTVGPPPPPQLANSTSCDPPRDGEPDALTPPSAASASASAKAAEAGAPTDRGVQVTEHGATAALVQWPDQRPIPGIRMYQIQYNSSADDILVYRMIPAESSSFLLTDLASGRTYDLCVLAVYEDGATGLTATRPVGCNRFSTEPALRPCGAPHAPFLGGTMIIALGGVIVASVLVFIFVLLMRYKVHGGQPPGKTKASAPVSSVCSQTNGALGPTPALPAPEPTAPRAHTVVQLDCEPWGPSHEPTGP is encoded by the exons ATGTCCCTTCACAAGAGTCTACCTCGAACACTGTGGACATTTGGccagccctgcccctctctgACCTCCTCATCCCCAGCTGATGGCATCTCCAG GCCGCCCCTGCCCGCGATGGCCGTCCTCCCGCTGCTCCTCTGCCTGCTGCCGCTGGCCCCCGCCTCATCTCCACCTCAGCCAGCCTCACCCAGCCCGTGTCCCCGGCGCTGCCGCTGCCAGACACAGTCCCTGCCCCTAAGCGTGCTGTGCCCGGGGGCAGGCCTCCTTTTCGTGCCACCCTCGCTGGACCGTCGGGCGGCCGAGCTGCGCCTGGCAGACAACTTCATCGCGACTGTGCGGCGCCGGGACCTGGCCAACATGACGGGCCTGCTGCACCTAAGCTTGTCCCGCAATACCATCCGCCACGTGGCCGCCGGCGCCTTTTCAGACCTGCGCGCCCTGCGCGCGCTGCACCTGGATGGCAACCGGCTGACCTCGCTGGGTGAGGGGCAGCTGCGCGGCCTGGTCAACCTGCGCCACCTCATCCTGAGCAACAACCAGCTGGCGGCCCTGGCGGCTGGGGCCCTGGACGACTGCGCCGAGACGCTGGAGGACCTCGACCTCTCCTACAACAACCTGGAACAGCTGCCCTGGGAGGCGCTGGGCCGCCTAGGCAACGTCAACACGCTGGGCCTCGACCACAACCTGCTGGCTTCCGTGCCCGCCGGCGCCTTTTCCCGCCTGCACAAGCTGGCGCGGCTGGACATGACCTCCAACCGCCTGACCACCATCCCGCCGGACCCGCTCTTCTCCCGCCTGCCGCTGCTGGCCCGGCCCCGCGGCTCGCCCGCTTCCGCCTTGGTGCTGGCCTTCGGCGGCAACCCCCTGCACTGCAACTGCGAGCTGGTGTGGCTGCGGCGGCTGGCGCGGGAGGACGACCTGGAGGCCTGCGCCTCCCCGCCGGCCCTGGGCGGCCGCTACTTCTGGGCAGTGGGCGAGGAGGAGTTTGTGTGCGAGCCCCCCGTGGTGACCCACCGCTCGCCGCCCCTGGCCGTGCCTGCTGGTCGGCCGGCCGCCCTGCGCTGCCGGGCAGTGGGGGACCCTGAGCCCCGCGTGCGGTGGGTGTCACCCCAGGGCCGGCTGCTGGGCAACTCCAGCCGAGCGCGCGCCTTCCCCAACGGGACACTGGAGCTGCTGGTCACCGAGCCGGGAGATGGTGGCATCTTCACGTGCATCGCAGCTAACGCAGCTGGCGAGGCCACGGCCGCTGTTGAGCTGACCGTGGGTCCCCCACCGCCCCCTCAGCTAGCCAACAGCACCAGCTGTGACCCCCCGcgggacggggagcctgatgcCCTCACTCCGCCCTCTGCCgcttctgcctctgcctctgccaaGGCGGCTGAGGCCGGGGCCCCTACTGACCGTGGTGTCCAGGTGACGGAGCATGGCGCCACAGCGGCTCTCGTCCAGTGGCCAGATCAGCGGCCTATCCCGGGCATCCGCATGTACCAGATCCAGTACAACAGCTCAGCCGACGACATCCTCGTGTACAG AATGATCCCGGCCGAAAGCAGCTCCTTCCTGTTGACGGACCTGGCGTCAGGCCGCACCTACGATCTGTGCGTGCTCGCCGTGTACGAGGATGGCGCCACGGGGCTGACCGCCACACGGCCGGTGGGCTGCAACCGCTTCTCCACCGAGCCGGCGCTGCGGCCCTGCGGGGCCCCGCATGCGCCCTTCCTGGGCGGCACCATGATCATCGCGCTGGGGGGTGTCATCGTGGCCTCCGTCCTGGTCTTCATCTTCGTGCTGCTCATGCGTTACAAGGTGCACGGCGGCCAACCCCCCGGCAAGACCAAGGCTTCCGCGCCTGTCAGCAGCGTGTGCTCCCAAACCAACGGCGCCCTGGGCCCCACGCCGGCCCTGCCGGCCCCTGAGCCCACCGCACCCAGGGCCCACACCGTGGTCCAGCTGGACTGTGAGCCGTGGGGGCCCAGCCACGAACCCACGGGACCCTAG
- the LRFN3 gene encoding leucine-rich repeat and fibronectin type-III domain-containing protein 3 isoform X1: MSLHKSLPRTLWTFGQPCPSLTSSSPADGISSRPPLPAMAVLPLLLCLLPLAPASSPPQPASPSPCPRRCRCQTQSLPLSVLCPGAGLLFVPPSLDRRAAELRLADNFIATVRRRDLANMTGLLHLSLSRNTIRHVAAGAFSDLRALRALHLDGNRLTSLGEGQLRGLVNLRHLILSNNQLAALAAGALDDCAETLEDLDLSYNNLEQLPWEALGRLGNVNTLGLDHNLLASVPAGAFSRLHKLARLDMTSNRLTTIPPDPLFSRLPLLARPRGSPASALVLAFGGNPLHCNCELVWLRRLAREDDLEACASPPALGGRYFWAVGEEEFVCEPPVVTHRSPPLAVPAGRPAALRCRAVGDPEPRVRWVSPQGRLLGNSSRARAFPNGTLELLVTEPGDGGIFTCIAANAAGEATAAVELTVGPPPPPQLANSTSCDPPRDGEPDALTPPSAASASASAKAAEAGAPTDRGVQVTEHGATAALVQWPDQRPIPGIRMYQIQYNSSADDILVYRMIPAESSSFLLTDLASGRTYDLCVLAVYEDGATGLTATRPVGCNRFSTEPALRPCGAPHAPFLGGTMIIALGGVIVASVLVFIFVLLMRYKVHGGQPPGKTKASAPVSSVCSQTNGALGPTPALPAPEPTAPRAHTVVQLDCEPWGPSHEPTGP, encoded by the exons ATGTCCCTTCACAAGAGTCTACCTCGAACACTGTGGACATTTGGccagccctgcccctctctgACCTCCTCATCCCCAGCTGATGGCATCTCCAG CAGGCCGCCCCTGCCCGCGATGGCCGTCCTCCCGCTGCTCCTCTGCCTGCTGCCGCTGGCCCCCGCCTCATCTCCACCTCAGCCAGCCTCACCCAGCCCGTGTCCCCGGCGCTGCCGCTGCCAGACACAGTCCCTGCCCCTAAGCGTGCTGTGCCCGGGGGCAGGCCTCCTTTTCGTGCCACCCTCGCTGGACCGTCGGGCGGCCGAGCTGCGCCTGGCAGACAACTTCATCGCGACTGTGCGGCGCCGGGACCTGGCCAACATGACGGGCCTGCTGCACCTAAGCTTGTCCCGCAATACCATCCGCCACGTGGCCGCCGGCGCCTTTTCAGACCTGCGCGCCCTGCGCGCGCTGCACCTGGATGGCAACCGGCTGACCTCGCTGGGTGAGGGGCAGCTGCGCGGCCTGGTCAACCTGCGCCACCTCATCCTGAGCAACAACCAGCTGGCGGCCCTGGCGGCTGGGGCCCTGGACGACTGCGCCGAGACGCTGGAGGACCTCGACCTCTCCTACAACAACCTGGAACAGCTGCCCTGGGAGGCGCTGGGCCGCCTAGGCAACGTCAACACGCTGGGCCTCGACCACAACCTGCTGGCTTCCGTGCCCGCCGGCGCCTTTTCCCGCCTGCACAAGCTGGCGCGGCTGGACATGACCTCCAACCGCCTGACCACCATCCCGCCGGACCCGCTCTTCTCCCGCCTGCCGCTGCTGGCCCGGCCCCGCGGCTCGCCCGCTTCCGCCTTGGTGCTGGCCTTCGGCGGCAACCCCCTGCACTGCAACTGCGAGCTGGTGTGGCTGCGGCGGCTGGCGCGGGAGGACGACCTGGAGGCCTGCGCCTCCCCGCCGGCCCTGGGCGGCCGCTACTTCTGGGCAGTGGGCGAGGAGGAGTTTGTGTGCGAGCCCCCCGTGGTGACCCACCGCTCGCCGCCCCTGGCCGTGCCTGCTGGTCGGCCGGCCGCCCTGCGCTGCCGGGCAGTGGGGGACCCTGAGCCCCGCGTGCGGTGGGTGTCACCCCAGGGCCGGCTGCTGGGCAACTCCAGCCGAGCGCGCGCCTTCCCCAACGGGACACTGGAGCTGCTGGTCACCGAGCCGGGAGATGGTGGCATCTTCACGTGCATCGCAGCTAACGCAGCTGGCGAGGCCACGGCCGCTGTTGAGCTGACCGTGGGTCCCCCACCGCCCCCTCAGCTAGCCAACAGCACCAGCTGTGACCCCCCGcgggacggggagcctgatgcCCTCACTCCGCCCTCTGCCgcttctgcctctgcctctgccaaGGCGGCTGAGGCCGGGGCCCCTACTGACCGTGGTGTCCAGGTGACGGAGCATGGCGCCACAGCGGCTCTCGTCCAGTGGCCAGATCAGCGGCCTATCCCGGGCATCCGCATGTACCAGATCCAGTACAACAGCTCAGCCGACGACATCCTCGTGTACAG AATGATCCCGGCCGAAAGCAGCTCCTTCCTGTTGACGGACCTGGCGTCAGGCCGCACCTACGATCTGTGCGTGCTCGCCGTGTACGAGGATGGCGCCACGGGGCTGACCGCCACACGGCCGGTGGGCTGCAACCGCTTCTCCACCGAGCCGGCGCTGCGGCCCTGCGGGGCCCCGCATGCGCCCTTCCTGGGCGGCACCATGATCATCGCGCTGGGGGGTGTCATCGTGGCCTCCGTCCTGGTCTTCATCTTCGTGCTGCTCATGCGTTACAAGGTGCACGGCGGCCAACCCCCCGGCAAGACCAAGGCTTCCGCGCCTGTCAGCAGCGTGTGCTCCCAAACCAACGGCGCCCTGGGCCCCACGCCGGCCCTGCCGGCCCCTGAGCCCACCGCACCCAGGGCCCACACCGTGGTCCAGCTGGACTGTGAGCCGTGGGGGCCCAGCCACGAACCCACGGGACCCTAG
- the LRFN3 gene encoding leucine-rich repeat and fibronectin type-III domain-containing protein 3 isoform X3, which translates to MAVLPLLLCLLPLAPASSPPQPASPSPCPRRCRCQTQSLPLSVLCPGAGLLFVPPSLDRRAAELRLADNFIATVRRRDLANMTGLLHLSLSRNTIRHVAAGAFSDLRALRALHLDGNRLTSLGEGQLRGLVNLRHLILSNNQLAALAAGALDDCAETLEDLDLSYNNLEQLPWEALGRLGNVNTLGLDHNLLASVPAGAFSRLHKLARLDMTSNRLTTIPPDPLFSRLPLLARPRGSPASALVLAFGGNPLHCNCELVWLRRLAREDDLEACASPPALGGRYFWAVGEEEFVCEPPVVTHRSPPLAVPAGRPAALRCRAVGDPEPRVRWVSPQGRLLGNSSRARAFPNGTLELLVTEPGDGGIFTCIAANAAGEATAAVELTVGPPPPPQLANSTSCDPPRDGEPDALTPPSAASASASAKAAEAGAPTDRGVQVTEHGATAALVQWPDQRPIPGIRMYQIQYNSSADDILVYRMIPAESSSFLLTDLASGRTYDLCVLAVYEDGATGLTATRPVGCNRFSTEPALRPCGAPHAPFLGGTMIIALGGVIVASVLVFIFVLLMRYKVHGGQPPGKTKASAPVSSVCSQTNGALGPTPALPAPEPTAPRAHTVVQLDCEPWGPSHEPTGP; encoded by the exons ATGGCCGTCCTCCCGCTGCTCCTCTGCCTGCTGCCGCTGGCCCCCGCCTCATCTCCACCTCAGCCAGCCTCACCCAGCCCGTGTCCCCGGCGCTGCCGCTGCCAGACACAGTCCCTGCCCCTAAGCGTGCTGTGCCCGGGGGCAGGCCTCCTTTTCGTGCCACCCTCGCTGGACCGTCGGGCGGCCGAGCTGCGCCTGGCAGACAACTTCATCGCGACTGTGCGGCGCCGGGACCTGGCCAACATGACGGGCCTGCTGCACCTAAGCTTGTCCCGCAATACCATCCGCCACGTGGCCGCCGGCGCCTTTTCAGACCTGCGCGCCCTGCGCGCGCTGCACCTGGATGGCAACCGGCTGACCTCGCTGGGTGAGGGGCAGCTGCGCGGCCTGGTCAACCTGCGCCACCTCATCCTGAGCAACAACCAGCTGGCGGCCCTGGCGGCTGGGGCCCTGGACGACTGCGCCGAGACGCTGGAGGACCTCGACCTCTCCTACAACAACCTGGAACAGCTGCCCTGGGAGGCGCTGGGCCGCCTAGGCAACGTCAACACGCTGGGCCTCGACCACAACCTGCTGGCTTCCGTGCCCGCCGGCGCCTTTTCCCGCCTGCACAAGCTGGCGCGGCTGGACATGACCTCCAACCGCCTGACCACCATCCCGCCGGACCCGCTCTTCTCCCGCCTGCCGCTGCTGGCCCGGCCCCGCGGCTCGCCCGCTTCCGCCTTGGTGCTGGCCTTCGGCGGCAACCCCCTGCACTGCAACTGCGAGCTGGTGTGGCTGCGGCGGCTGGCGCGGGAGGACGACCTGGAGGCCTGCGCCTCCCCGCCGGCCCTGGGCGGCCGCTACTTCTGGGCAGTGGGCGAGGAGGAGTTTGTGTGCGAGCCCCCCGTGGTGACCCACCGCTCGCCGCCCCTGGCCGTGCCTGCTGGTCGGCCGGCCGCCCTGCGCTGCCGGGCAGTGGGGGACCCTGAGCCCCGCGTGCGGTGGGTGTCACCCCAGGGCCGGCTGCTGGGCAACTCCAGCCGAGCGCGCGCCTTCCCCAACGGGACACTGGAGCTGCTGGTCACCGAGCCGGGAGATGGTGGCATCTTCACGTGCATCGCAGCTAACGCAGCTGGCGAGGCCACGGCCGCTGTTGAGCTGACCGTGGGTCCCCCACCGCCCCCTCAGCTAGCCAACAGCACCAGCTGTGACCCCCCGcgggacggggagcctgatgcCCTCACTCCGCCCTCTGCCgcttctgcctctgcctctgccaaGGCGGCTGAGGCCGGGGCCCCTACTGACCGTGGTGTCCAGGTGACGGAGCATGGCGCCACAGCGGCTCTCGTCCAGTGGCCAGATCAGCGGCCTATCCCGGGCATCCGCATGTACCAGATCCAGTACAACAGCTCAGCCGACGACATCCTCGTGTACAG AATGATCCCGGCCGAAAGCAGCTCCTTCCTGTTGACGGACCTGGCGTCAGGCCGCACCTACGATCTGTGCGTGCTCGCCGTGTACGAGGATGGCGCCACGGGGCTGACCGCCACACGGCCGGTGGGCTGCAACCGCTTCTCCACCGAGCCGGCGCTGCGGCCCTGCGGGGCCCCGCATGCGCCCTTCCTGGGCGGCACCATGATCATCGCGCTGGGGGGTGTCATCGTGGCCTCCGTCCTGGTCTTCATCTTCGTGCTGCTCATGCGTTACAAGGTGCACGGCGGCCAACCCCCCGGCAAGACCAAGGCTTCCGCGCCTGTCAGCAGCGTGTGCTCCCAAACCAACGGCGCCCTGGGCCCCACGCCGGCCCTGCCGGCCCCTGAGCCCACCGCACCCAGGGCCCACACCGTGGTCCAGCTGGACTGTGAGCCGTGGGGGCCCAGCCACGAACCCACGGGACCCTAG